The DNA region GCTGATCGACGAGCAATACCTCAGGACACCGTTCTTCGGCAGCCGTCGCATGACGGCCTGGCTGGCCAAGCAGGGAGAGCGAGTCAACCGCAAGCGAGTCGGGCGGCTGATGGCCCGGATGGGCCTGGAGGCGATCGTTCCCGGCCCACGCACGAGCACGCGAGACCCGGACCACGAGGTCTACCCGTATCTGCTCCGAGGGCTGACGATCGACCGCCGCGATCAGGTCTGGTCGACCGACATCACCT from Tautonia marina includes:
- a CDS encoding IS3 family transposase — encoded protein: MNRSSFYAEPARESATNLRLMRLIDEQYLRTPFFGSRRMTAWLAKQGERVNRKRVGRLMARMGLEAIVPGPRTSTRDPDHEVYPYLLRGLTIDRRDQVWSTDIT